A single Elaeis guineensis isolate ETL-2024a chromosome 15, EG11, whole genome shotgun sequence DNA region contains:
- the LOC105057990 gene encoding F-box protein At5g49610 → MVRRVAKLTDDLVAEILSHLPTKSFFRFQCVSKSWFALSSDPCYHNKFPRAPCGVFINVPVGRFGPPHGGRIGVQYISLSNNGDDLVIDTALSFLRNIHNMEVISSCNGLLLCRSWVPQGGRELRTFCRSWAYVCNPATREWVMVPKGNDRYRFQYLALGFDPRISRHYHVLRVDFQEIPRFMIFSTKTNEWVVSEVSDAKEYHNPQATFFHEIFYATNGLNQVLGIDLEGRVCRRIELPVSDGIECLGHSGGYLHYMLQGKDEIKVWMLTDYCHVEWVLKHCISIRAMLQKHGIPETKSIRILEFHPNVDVVFLLINPKIFSYHLSGGRLEEVYSLHHWYSRGCVVYSPRLLKGFGNEVA, encoded by the coding sequence CCAAACTGACGGACGATCTCGTGGCCGAGATCCTTTCTCACCTGCCGACCAAGTCCTTTTTCCGATTCCAATGTGTCTCCAAGTCCTGGTTCGCTCTTTCCTCGGATCCCTGCTATCACAACAAGTTCCCTCGTGCTCCATGTGGCGTTTTCATCAATGTGCCCGTTGGACGCTTCGGGCCTCCTCACGGGGGAAGGATTGGTGTCCAATATATCAGCCTCTCAAACAATGGTGATGATCTTGTCATCGACACCGCCCTCAGTTTCTTGCGCAACATACACAATATGGAGGTCATCAGCTCCTGCAATGGCCTCCTCCTTTGCCGCTCGTGGGTTCCACAAGGCGGCCGGGAGCTTCGAACCTTTTGCCGCTCGTGGGCTTATGTCTGCAATCCCGCCACTCGAGAGTGGGTTATGGTCCCTAAAGGAAATGATAGATACCGTTTCCAATACCTAGCTTTGGGCTTCGATCCTCGTATCTCCCGCCACTACCATGTCCTCCGCGTCGACTTCCAGGAGATCCCTAGGTTTATGATCTTCTCGACTAAGACAAACGAGTGGGTCGTGAGCGAAGTCTCTGATGCCAAAGAGTATCACAATCCACAAGCTACTTTCTTCCATGAAATTTTCTACGCTACCAATGGTTTGAACCAAGTCTTGGGAATTGATCTAGAGGGAAGGGTTTGCCGTAGAATTGAGCTGCCTGTATCTGATGGAATAGAATGTCTTGGACACTCGGGGGGTTATTTGCATTATATGCTGCAAGGCAAGGATGAGATAAAGGTCTGGATGCTTACGGACTACTGTCATGTTGAATGGGTGTTGAAGCATTGCATTAGTATCAGAGCTATGTTACAGAAACATGGGATCCCTGAAACAAAAAGTATTCGTATCTTGGAATTTCATCCAAATGTGGATGTTGTTTTCCTTCTAATAAATCCAAAGATCTTCTCATATCACCTAAGCGGTGGTAGATTGGAAGAAGTTTATAGCTTGCATCATTGGTACAGTCGAGGATGTGTTGTTTATTCACCCCGCTTATTGAAGGGGTTTGGCAATGAGGTTGCCTAA